A section of the Choloepus didactylus isolate mChoDid1 chromosome X unlocalized genomic scaffold, mChoDid1.pri SUPER_X_unloc1, whole genome shotgun sequence genome encodes:
- the LOC119525838 gene encoding phosphatidylinositol 4,5-bisphosphate 3-kinase catalytic subunit alpha isoform-like gives MPPRPSSGELWGIHLMPPRILVECLLPNGMIVTLECLREATLITIKHELFKEARKYPLHQLLQDESSYIFVSVTQEAEREEFFDETRRLCDLRLFQPFLKVIEPVGNREEKILNREIGFAIGMPVCEFDMVKDSEVQDFRRNILNVCKEAVDLRDLNSPHSRAMYVYPPNVESSPELPKHIYNKLDKGQIIVVIWVIVSPNNDKQKYTLKINHDCVPEQVIAEAIRKKTRSMLLSSEQLKLCVLEYQGKYILKVCGCDEYFLEKYPLSQYKYIRSCIMLGRMPNLMLMAKESLYSQLPMDCFTMPSYSRRISTATPYMNGETSTKSLWVINSPLRIKILCATYVNVNIRDIDKIYVRTGIYHGGEPLCDNVNTQRVPCSNPRWNKWLNYDIYIPDLPRAARLCLSICSVKGRKGAKEEHCPLAWGNINLFDYTDTLVSGKMALNLWPVPHGLEDLLNPIGVTGSNPNKETPCLELEFDWFSSVVKFPDMSVIEEHANWSVSRETGFNYSHAGLSNRLARDNELRENDKEQLRAICTRDPLSEITEQEKDFLWSHRHYCVTIPEILPKLLLSVKWNSKDEVAQMYCLVKDWPPIKPEQAMELLDCNYPDPMVRGFAVRCLEKYLTDDKLSQYLIQLVQVLKYEQYLDNLLVRFLLKKALTNQRIGHFFFWHLKSEMHNKTVSQRFGLLLESYCRACGMYLKHLNRQVEAMEKLINLTDILKQEKKDETQKVQMKFLVEQMRRPDFMDALQGFLSPLNPAHQLGNLRLEECRIMSFAKRPLWLNWENPDIMSELLFQNNEIIFKNGDDLRQDMLTLQIIRIMENIWQNQGLDLRMLPYGCLSIGDCVGLIEVVRSSHTIMQIQCKGGLKGALQFNSHTLHQWLKDKNKGEIYDAAIDLFTRSCAGYCVATFILGIGDRHNSNIMVKDDGQLFHIDFGHFLDHKKKKFGYKRERVPFVLTQDFLIVISKGAQECTKTREFERFQEMCYKAYLAIRQHANLFINLFSMMLGSGMPELQSFDDIAYIRKTLALDKTEQEALEYFMKQMNDAHHGGWTTKMDWIFHTIKQHALN, from the coding sequence ATGCCTCCAAGACCATCTTCAGGTGAACTGTGGGGCATCCACTTGATGCCCCCAAGAATCTTAGTAGAATGTTTACTACCAAATGGAATGATAGTGACTTTAGAATGCCTCCGTGAGGCTACATTAATTACTATAAAACATGAACTAtttaaagaagcaagaaaataccCTCTGCATCAACTTCTTCAAGATGAGTCTTCTTACATTTTCGTAAGTGTTACCCAAGAAGCAGAAAGGGAAGAATTTTTTGATGAAACAAGACGACTTTGTGACCTTCGGCTTTTTCAACcctttttaaaagtaattgaaCCAGTAGGCAACCGTGAAGAAAAGATCCTCAATCGAGAAATTGGTTTTGCTATTGGCATGCCAGTGTGTGAATTTGATATGGTTAAAGATTCAGAAGTACAGGACTTCCGAAGAAATATTCTCAATGTTTGTAAAGAAGCTGTGGATCTTAGGGATCTTAATTCACCTCATAGTAGAGCAATGTATGTCTACCCTCCAAATGTAGAATCTTCACCGGAACTGCCAAAGCACATATATAATAAATTAGATAAAGGGCAAATAATAGTAGTGATTTGGGTGATTGTTTCTCCAAATAATGATAAGCAGAAGTATACTCTGAAAATCAACCATGACTGTGTTCCAGAACAGGTGATTGCTGAAGCAATCAGGAAAAAAACTCGAAGTATGTTGCTATCATCTGAACAACTAAAACTCTGTGTTTTAGAATATCAgggcaaatatattttaaaagtatgtggATGTGATGAATACTTCCTAGAAAAATATCCTCTGAGTCAATATAAGTATATAAGAAGCTGTATAATGCTTGGAAGGATGCCCAATTTGATGCTGATGGCCAAAGAAAGCCTCTACTCTCAACTGCCAATGGACTGTTTTACAATGCCATCTTATTCCAGACGCATCTCCACAGCTACACCATATATGAATGGAGAAACATCTACAAAATCCCTTTGGGTTATAAATAGTCCTCTCAGAATAAAAATTCTTTGTGCCACTTATGTGAATGTAAATATTCGAGACATTGACAAGATCTATGTTCGCACAGGTATCTACCATGGAGGAGAACCCTTATGTGACAATGTGAACACTCAAAGAGTACCTTGTTCCAATCCCAGGTGGAATAAATGGCTGAATTATGATATATACATTCCTGATCTTCCTCGTGCTGCTCGACTTTGCCTTTCCATTTGTTCTGTTAAAGGCCGAAAGGGTGCTAAAGAGGAACACTGTCCACTAGCCTGGGGAAATATAAACCTATTCGATTACACAGATACTCTGGTATCTGGAAAAATGGCTTTGAATCTTTGGCCAGTAcctcatggattagaagatttgCTGAACCCTATTGGTGTTACTGGGTCAAATCCAAATAAAGAAACTCCATGCTTAGAGTTGGAATTTGACTGGTTCAGCAGTGTGGTAAAGTTTCCAGATATGTCAGTGATTGAAGAGCATGCCAATTGGTCTGTATCCCGAGAAACAGGGTTTAATTATTCCCATGCAGGACTGAGTAACAGACTAGCTAGAGACAATGAATTaagagaaaatgacaaagaaCAGCTCCGAGCAATTTGTACACGAGATCCTCTATCTGAAATCACTGAACAAGAGAAGGATTTTCTGTGGAGCCACAGACACTATTGTGTAACTATTCCtgaaattctacccaaattgctTCTGTCGGTTAAATGGAATTCTAAAGATGAAGTAGCCCAGATGTACTGCTTGGTAAAAGATTGGCCTCCAATCAAACCTGAACAAGCTATGGAGCTTCTGGACTGTAATTACCCAGATCCTATGGTTCGAGGTTTTGCTGTTCGAtgcttggaaaaatatttaacagaTGACAAACTTTCTCAGTACCTAATTCAGCTAGTACAGGTCCTAAAATATGAACAGTATTTGGATAACCTGCTTGTGAGGTTTTTACTCAAGAAAGCATTGACTAACCAAAGGATTGGTCACTTTTTCTTTTGGCATTTAAAATCTGAGATGCACAATAAAACAGTTAGTCAGAGGTTTGGCCTGCTTTTGGAGTCCTATTGTCGGGCATGTGGGATGTATTTGAAGCATCTGAATAGGCAAGTGGAAGCTATGGAAAAACTCATCAACTTAACTGACATTCTCAAACaagagaagaaagatgaaacACAAAAGGTACAGATGAAGTTTCTAGTTGAGCAAATGAGGCGACCAGATTTCATGGATGCTCTTCAAGGCTTTCTATCTCCGCTAAACCCTGCTCATCAGCTAGGAAATCTCAGGCTTGAAGAGTGCCGAATTATGTCCTTTGCAAAAAGGCCACTGTGGTTGAATTGGGAGAACCCAGACATCATGTCAGAGTTACTGTTTCAGAACAATGAGATCATCTTTAAAAACGGAGATGATTTACGGCAAGATATGCTAACACTTCAAATTATTCGCATTATGGAAAATATCTGGCAAAATCAAGGTCTGGATCTTCGGATGTTACCTTATGGTTGTCTGTCAATTGGTGACTGTGTGGGACTGATTGAGGTGGTTAGAAGTTCTCACACTATCATGCAAATTCAGTGCAAAGGTGGCCTAAAAGGCGCCCTGCAGTTCAACAGCCACACGCTACATCAGTGGCTCAAAGACAAGAACAAAGGAGAAATATATGATGCAGCCATTGATTTGTTTACACGTTCATGCGCTGGATATTGCGTTGCCACCTTCATTTTGGGAATTGGAGATCGTCACAATAGTAACATCATGGTCAAAGATGACGGACAACTGTTTCATATAGATTTTGGACACTTTTTGGAtcacaagaagaaaaaatttggtTATAAAAGAGAACGTGTGCCATTTGTTTTGACACAAGATTTCTTAATAGTGATTAGTAAAGGAGCCCAAGAATGCACAAAGACAAGAGAATTTGAGAGGTTTCAGGAGATGTGTTACAAGGCTTATCTAGCTATTCGGCAGCATGCCAATCTCTTCATAAATCTTTTCTCAATGATGCTTGGCTCTGGAATGCCAGAACTACAATCTTTTGATGATATTGCATACATTCGAAAGACACTAGCCTTAGATAAAACTGAGCAAGAGGCTTTGGAATATTTCATGAAACAAATGAATGATGCACATCATGGTGGCTGGACAACAAAAATGGATTGGATCTTCCACACAATTAAGCAGCATGCTTTGAACTGA